The DNA region TGTTGCAGATGCACAAGCCGTTACGATCGTTTGTGAGGGGCCTTTTGCCCCTAATTTGATCGAAATATTTCCTGAAGCCATATTAGCGATGACCATTGGAACGAAAAACGGTGTTACTCTCTTTGCTCCTTTTTTGTCCATTACCCGAACCTGATCCTGCAAGGTCGTCATCCCGCCTATCCCGCTGCCGACGATTACGCCAAACCGCTTAGGATCGATTGAATCGTAAGTCAAGCCACTCATTTCCCATGCTTCCAAAGCTGCAACCAATCCATATTGAGAGAATAGGTCCATTCGTTTTTGCTCCTTGCGATCGAGCACGTTACTTGGATCAAACTCTTTCACTTCTCCAGCTAAAGCAACACCGGTATCCTCTGAATCAAATTTAGTGATTTTTCCGATCCCTAACTTGCCGTTGACTAGATTTTGCCAATATTCTTTGACCGTATTTCCTAAAGGAGTCACTGCTCCCATCCCTGTTATAACTACGCGCTTCATCTTGCACCTCCATCGATATTTTGATGTTCAAATTAAAAAAAACTTGCTTAACCAATACTTTTTTGTTTAAAATTAAGTAAAATAGTTTGACTTTCAAAGTATTTTAGTTAATAATTCAGACATCGATAAAATGTCTGTTTGGTTGTGATTATCAATTAGAGAATTATATTATCATTCTCACACAGATAATACCAGTTGCATTTTTATCCGTCAACCTAAATAAAATCAGATGTTGAGATTTTATTAAGTTGTTAAACTATTTTTCACACACTAAAATAATTATTAAAGGGGAAAAAACAATATGTTTCTAAAAGATAAGAAAGTCGTCGTAATGGGTGTCGCAAACAAAAAAAGTATTGCCTGGGGCTGTGCGAAAGCATTAAAAGAGCAAGGCGCCGACGTTATCTATACTTATCAAAACGAGCGCATGAAAAAACAACTACTAAAATTAGCAGAGCCAACTGATTTACTTGTAGAATGTGATGTTGCTTCTGACGAATCGATTGCGCAAGCATTCAAAACGATCCAAGAAAAATACGATAAAATCGACGGTTTAGTTCATGCTATCGCTTTTGCCAACAAAGAAGAACTAGACGGAAACGTCAGTGACATCAGTCGTTCCGGGTATTTATTGGCACAAGATATCAGCAGCTATTCATTATTAGCGGTGGCTCACTATGCAAAACCCATGCTAAATCCAGGCTCTGGCATCGTAACAATGACTTATTTAGGCTCTGAAAGAGCGATTCCAAACTATAATATGATGGGTATCGCTAAAGCTTCTTTAGAGACTGCTGTAAAATATTTAGCTTATGAATTTGCCGCAGATAAAATTCGTGTCAATGGGATTTCCGCTGGAGCAATCAAGACGCTAGCTGTAACAGGTGTCAAAGATTACGATCAGTTGATCAAGCTATCAGAAGACCGCACACCTGATAAAGCCGGCGTAACGATCGAAGAAGTAGGAAATACGTGTGCTTTTCTAGTCAGTGAACTTGCCGCTGGTATCGTAGGCGATATTATTTACGTCGATAAAGGCGTTCACCTAACTTAATTTTTTCACCGTTTATTCGCTCTTACATGGAAAAAGAGCACAGAATACCACTCAACAAGTGATTTCTCTGCTCTCTTTCTTTTATGCTACTAGAGTAAAGTGTGTTAATTTTATTCTGCGCCATAATTCAACATAAGCCATCGGCGGATATTCGATCATCGAAATGATCAAAGAACTTAAAATATGCGTCATCACAAGCACAGTGATCAACTGCGCCCAATTATTGTTAAAAAATTCATGATTCTTTACAAGACTTCCCGCCCATAAAATACATAGAGGATGGATAAAGAAATAAAATTTTCCCAACTCCCGCAAGCGTCTGACATTTAACTGCTTGCTCACTTCAATGGATAAACTCTTCCAAAAAAGCAGTCCAGTAAATGGTATCAGGCTAAACAAAAAGTTCTTATCGATCCCAATATTTTGATAAACGACTACTCCTTCTGTCAGTAAAAGACAAGCGGCAATCAAAAGTAAGCGATCACTAAACTTCTCATACTTCACAAGCTTCTCTTTATAATCCCAGAT from Enterococcus sp. 9D6_DIV0238 includes:
- the fabI gene encoding enoyl-ACP reductase FabI; its protein translation is MFLKDKKVVVMGVANKKSIAWGCAKALKEQGADVIYTYQNERMKKQLLKLAEPTDLLVECDVASDESIAQAFKTIQEKYDKIDGLVHAIAFANKEELDGNVSDISRSGYLLAQDISSYSLLAVAHYAKPMLNPGSGIVTMTYLGSERAIPNYNMMGIAKASLETAVKYLAYEFAADKIRVNGISAGAIKTLAVTGVKDYDQLIKLSEDRTPDKAGVTIEEVGNTCAFLVSELAAGIVGDIIYVDKGVHLT